The Salinibacterium sp. M195 genome includes a window with the following:
- a CDS encoding zinc-dependent metalloprotease has translation MADNADNNSEDEFRDMMREFLSGDGEIDPAKLAAAAGLPNDPAMIQQLLSQLQSALGNSKDGIDWDIALQQAKGLAAQGTVVSLPAERSKLEQALHVASLWLNEVTDVSELTVEPKLLSRSEWVTLTMPVWTQLAEPVANSIANSLTDVLTQNTPEEMNDMLSGASKVMRNIGGTLFAMQLGQVVGQLSSEVVSGGDIGIPLLDEQQAAIVPQNVFAFGNGLDLPDEEIHLYLAVRELAHARLFRHAKWLRLQFMTSVTAYAHDIHIDSDAIAELANGFDPSNPEDLRDAMTNGSLIPPKSEEQREALERLETVLALVEGWVDVVTAAATTRLPARGAIAETVRRRRASGGPAESAFATLVGLELRPRRLREAAAMWQHVSDELGAEQRDALWSHPDLMPTGADIDDPAALVARLRDGGKTPDDIDQAINDLLNDESGDRPHEGDNS, from the coding sequence ATGGCTGACAACGCTGACAACAATTCCGAAGACGAGTTCCGCGACATGATGCGAGAGTTCCTCTCCGGAGATGGAGAGATTGACCCCGCAAAGCTTGCTGCCGCGGCGGGATTGCCGAATGATCCTGCAATGATTCAGCAGCTCCTGAGCCAGCTCCAGAGCGCCCTCGGTAACAGCAAAGATGGAATCGACTGGGACATTGCGCTCCAGCAAGCTAAAGGCCTCGCCGCGCAAGGCACTGTCGTCTCGTTGCCCGCGGAGCGTTCCAAGCTGGAACAGGCCCTCCACGTGGCATCACTGTGGCTCAACGAGGTCACTGACGTTTCTGAACTCACCGTGGAGCCCAAACTTCTGAGCCGCAGCGAGTGGGTCACCCTCACCATGCCCGTCTGGACACAGCTTGCTGAGCCCGTGGCGAATTCGATCGCGAACTCGCTCACTGACGTACTCACGCAAAACACCCCAGAAGAGATGAATGACATGCTCAGCGGTGCGAGCAAAGTGATGCGCAACATCGGCGGCACCCTGTTCGCCATGCAGCTCGGCCAGGTTGTCGGGCAGCTCTCGAGTGAAGTGGTCTCTGGCGGAGACATCGGTATCCCCCTGCTCGATGAGCAGCAGGCAGCGATCGTGCCCCAAAACGTGTTCGCATTTGGCAATGGCCTCGACCTTCCTGACGAAGAAATTCACCTGTACTTGGCCGTGCGCGAGCTCGCGCACGCTCGACTGTTCCGGCATGCAAAGTGGCTGCGCCTACAGTTCATGACCTCGGTTACGGCCTATGCCCACGACATCCACATTGACTCGGATGCGATTGCCGAACTCGCAAACGGTTTCGATCCAAGCAACCCTGAAGACTTGCGCGACGCCATGACGAATGGTTCGCTCATCCCGCCTAAGAGCGAGGAACAACGGGAAGCACTTGAACGTCTTGAGACGGTGCTCGCCCTGGTCGAAGGGTGGGTTGATGTCGTTACCGCGGCTGCCACCACTCGACTGCCTGCGCGGGGCGCGATCGCAGAAACTGTGCGTCGGCGTCGCGCCTCTGGCGGACCAGCAGAGTCTGCGTTTGCCACCCTCGTCGGCCTAGAACTTCGACCTCGTCGACTACGAGAAGCCGCCGCAATGTGGCAACACGTCAGTGACGAACTTGGCGCAGAGCAGCGTGATGCTCTCTGGTCACACCCTGACCTGATGCCCACCGGCGCCGACATCGACGATCCTGCCGCGCTCGTGGCTCGACTCCGTGATGGCGGAAAGACCCCAGACGATATCGATCAGGCAATTAACGACCTCCTGAACGACGAGTCTGGAGACCGGCCTCACGAAGGCGACAACTCCTAA